Proteins encoded within one genomic window of Pygocentrus nattereri isolate fPygNat1 chromosome 7, fPygNat1.pri, whole genome shotgun sequence:
- the nat10 gene encoding RNA cytidine acetyltransferase yields MATVRKKVDNRIRVQIENGVALQHRTMFVIVGDRGRDQVVILHHMLSKATVRARPSVLWCYKKELGFSSNRKKRMRQLQKKINTGTLNLKQDDPFELFIAATNIRYCYYSETHKILGNTHGMCVLQDFEALTPNLLARTIETVEGGGLVVILLRTMNSLKQLYTMTMDVHSRYRTEAHQDVVGRFNERFILSLSSCKTCVVIDDQLNVLPTSKHIANIKPVPLKTQEEDGLSPREQELKDLKESLQDTQPVGVLVDCCRTMDQAKAVLKFIEAISEKTLRSTVALTAARGRGKSAALGLAIAGAVAFGYSNIFVTSPSPDNLHTLFEFIFKGFDALQYQEHLDYEIIQSLNPEFNKAVVRVNIFKEHRQTIQYIHPADAVKLGQAELVAIDEAAAIPLPLVKKLLGPYLVFMASTINGYEGTGRSLSLKLIQQLRQQSADGQQSLSAENKTTNTARLAAARSLHEMSLHESIRYAPGDPVEKWLNELLCLDCLSVPRIISGCPLPETCDLYYVNRDTLFCYHKASEAFLQRLMALYVASHYKNSPNDLQLLSDAPAHHLFCLLPPVPPTHNSLPEVLAVLQVCLEGEISRQSILNSLSRGKKAAGDLIPWTVSEQFQDSEFGGLSGGRVVRIAVNPDYQRMGYGSRALQLLQRYYEGQFPLLDESEQPNARTINSVSSEAVSLLEEVVSPRTDLPPLLLKLNERTAERLDYIGVSYGLTPGLLKFWKKAGFVPVYLRQTPNDLTGEHSCVMLKELNTEESAGPWLPAFWKDFRRRFLSLLSYQFSSFSPSLALNILQSKNVKDDSPATLTSMELAAQFTPYDLKRLEMYSRNMVDYHLIMDMVPAVARMFFLKQLGGISLSAAQSVLLLGLGLQHKSVDDLEKEIDLPSSQLMGLFNRLIRKVVQFFSTLQENAVEAEMVAVKDVNMEPTSRPLHEDLDEAASEFQEKHKKDMEKIKDMDLSHYMIRGDDEEWDQVLKTAGHTAVVSIKSDKKRKLEDTSKKGQWQGKNLKQNKGKKAKFGKKL; encoded by the exons ATGGCGACGGTTCGGAAGAAGGTCGATAACCGTATTCGGGTCCAGATCGAAAATGGAGTCGCACTGCAGCATCGCACGATGTTCGTCATCGTGGGCGACCGCGGCAGAGACCAG GTTGTCATTCTGCACCACATGCTCTCCAAAGCCACTGTGCGAGCGCGACCATCGGTCCTCTGGTGCTATAAGAAGGAGCTTGGCTTTAGCAG TAATCGCAAGAAGAGGATGCGGCAGCTGCAGAAGAAGATCAATACAGGCACTCTAAACCTTAAACAAGACGATCCCTTTGAACTTTTCATTGCTGCCACCAACATCCGCTACTGTTACTACAGCGAAACACACAAAATCTTAGGAAACACGCATGGCATGTGCGTTCTGCAG GATTTTGAGGCCCTGACTCCCAACCTCCTGGCTCGGACTATTGAGACGGTGGAAGGTGGAGGCCTTGTGGTGATTTTGCTGAGGACAATGAACTCGTTGAAGCAGCTGTATACAATGACAATG GATGTCCATTCACGCTACCGGACCGAGGCTCATCAGGATGTTGTTGGAAGGTTCAATGAAAG GTTTATCTTGTCCCTCTCCTCCTGTAAAACCTGTGTTGTCATTGATGATCAGCTCAATGTTCTGCCAACCTCCAAGCACATTGCAAACATCAAACCCGTCCCACTTAAAACACAG GAGGAGGATGGTCTGTCACCACGAGAACAGGAGCTGAAGGACTTGAAAGAATCCCTGCAAGACACACAACCAGTCGGTGTTCTAGTGGACTGCTGCAGAACCATGGACCAG GCTAAAGCTGTACTGAAGTTCATCGAAGCGATTTCAGAAAAGACTCTCCGGAGCACTGTAGCCCTCACTGCTGCCAGAGGCCGGGGCAAGTCTGCAGCGCTGGGCTTGGCTATTGCTGGAGCTGTTGCCTTTGG GTATTCCAACATCTTTGTCACGTCCCCCAGCCCAGACAATTTGCACACGTTGTTTGAGTTCATATTCAAAGGCTTTGATGCCCTTCAGTATCAG GAACATCTAGATTATGAAATAATCCAGTCTTTAAACCCGGAGTTCAATAAAGCCGTGGTCAGAGTCAACATCTTCAAGGAACATCGGCAGACCATTCAG TACATCCATCCTGCTGATGCGGTCAAGCTGGGCCAGGCGGAGCTGGTGGCCATTGATGAAGCTGCTGCTATTCCCTTGCCTCTGGTGAAGAAACTGCTCGGGCCTTACCTCGTCTTCATGGCTTCTACAATCAATGG GTATGAGGGCACGGgacgctccctctctctcaagcTGATTCAGCAGCTCAGGCAGCAGAGCGCCGATGgccagcagagtctctcagctGAAAACAAAACCACCAACACAGCCAGGCTGGCAGCAG CGCGGTCTCTCCATGAGATGTCTCTTCACGAGTCCATCCGCTACGCTCCAGGAGACCCTGTGGAGAAATGGCTCAATGAACTCCTGTGTCTTGACTGCCTGAGTGTGCCACGCATCATCTCCGGCTGTCCCCTGCCTGAAACCTGTGACCT GTACTATGTGAACAGAGATACTTTATTCTGTTACCATAAAGCCTCTGAGGCCTTCCTCCAGCGCCTCATGGCCCTCTATGTGGCGTCTCACTATAAG AATTCGCCCAATGACCTGCAGTTGCTCTCAgatgctccagctcatcatCTCTTCTGTCTCTTGCCTCCTGTTCCACCAACACACAATTCTTTGCCAGAAGTTTTAGCAGTTTTGCAG GTGTGTCTGGAGGGAGAAATTTCCCGTCAGTCGATCCTCAACAGCTTGTCCAGAGGAAAGAAAGCGGCAGGGGACCTCATTCCCTGGACTGTATCAGAGCAG tTTCAAGATTCTGAATTTGGCGGCCTCTCGGGGGGAAGGGTGGTCCGAATTGCGGTAAACCCAGACTACCAAAGG ATGGGTTACGGGAGCCGTGCGCTGCAGCTGCTCCAGCGTTACTATGAGGGTCAGTTTCCTCTGCTGGACGAGAGCGAACAGCCGAATGCCAGGACAATTAACTCAGTCAGCAGTGAG GCTGTCAGCCTTCTGGAAGAGGTGGTGTCTCCCCGGACAGACCTGCCTCCCCTCTTGTTGAAACTGAatgagaggacagcagagagactGGACTACATAGGAGTGTCATATGGTCTCACGCCAGGACTGCTCAA ATTCTGGAAGAAGGCTGGCTTTGTTCCAGTTTATTTAAGACAAACTCCA AATGACCTGACAGGCGAGCACTCCTGTGTAATGTTAAAGGAGCTGAACACGGAGGAGTCAGCAGGACCGTGGCTGCCTGCCTTCTGGAAAG ACTTCCGGCGGAGgtttctttctctgctctcctaCCAGTTCAGCAGTTTTAGCCCCTCTTTAGCCCTGAACATACTGCAGAGCAAGAATGTCAAAGATGACAGTCCAGCAA CACTCACCAGCATGGAGTTAGCTGCCCAGTTCACCCCCTACGATCTGAAGCGTTTAGAGATGTACTCCAGGAACATGGTGGACTATCATCTCATTATGGACATGGTCCCTGCCGTGGCCCGAATGTTCTTCCTCAAACAGCTGGGCGGTATTTCGCTTTCTGCTGCtcagtct GTGCTGCTCTTGGGACTTGGATTGCAGCACAAATCTGTAGATGACCTTGAGAAGGAGATTGACCTGCCCAGCTCTCAGCTCATGGGCCTATTCAACCGTCTCATCCGCAAGGTGGTACAG TTCTTCAGCACCCTCCAAGAGAATGCAGTTGAGGCAGAAATGGTCGCCGTCAAAGACGTTAACATGGAGCCAACTAGTCGGCCGCTGCATGAGGATCTG